GGTCGAGATTCTCCGCAGCCTGTTCGTCCACCAGAGCCCCTCTGGCTACCTGTGGCGGGCGGGCAGCAGCAAGCGGCCGATCCCTCCTGACAATTTGGCCAGTCTGTTCCAGCAACGCAGTCAGACCCGGCTCATCCGCTTCGACGAGCAAGTGGTGGCCGGCGCGAGTCTCGAAGAGCTGGAGCCATCGCTCTGCGATCGCTTCGCCAGTGACCTTTCCCGGGACGAGCGCCCCGATCTGCTGAGAAAGCTGGCCATGGCGCGGGAAGACGATGACGGCGTGCTCAGGCCGACCGTGGCGGGCCTGCTGATGGGCAGCCGGGATTCCATCCGGCACCTGCCGAACGCGTTCATCCAAGCCGTCGCCTATCGTGGAACGAGCGTCGCCCAAGCGGGCTCCGCCTACCAGCTGGACGCGCGCGACATCACCGGCCCCTTGGACGAGCAGATTTTCGCCACCTGCGGGTTCGTGGACAAGAACATGAGCATAGGGGCGGTCAAGCGGAACGGGGGGCGGGAGGATCGACCCCAGTTCGATGCGCTGGCCGTCTTCGAAGCCGTGACCAATGCCGTCGCCCATCGGGATTATTCGATGGCGGGCAGCAAGATCCGACTGCGCCTGTTCGCGGACCGGCTGGAGATCTACTCCCCAGGTGCAATCCCCAACACGATGACGGTCGACAGTCTCCCCTATCGACAGGCGGCCCGCAATGAGGCACTGACCTCCTTGTTGGCCCGGTGTCCGGTGAGACCGCTCGGCGCTGGCGCCACCCAACCGCGCTCGCATATCATGGACAAGCGCGGCGAAGGAGTGCCGATTCTCTTGGCACGCAGCCAGGAGCTCTCAGGCCGCCGACCTGAATACCGAATGATCGACGATAGCGAGCTGCTATTGACGATTTTTGGTACTCCCACTGAGGATCCGCATACCTGATCATTTGCTCCCGTCCTCAGGCGGGTGTGATGGCCAACCTCTCCCGCAGCAGATCGGCGTAGGCGCGCGGCTCGGCGGGCAGGCCGAAGAGGCCCAGACCGCGCACCAGATGCTCCAGCTCGCCCTGCGCCGCCTGGGGATCCTCCCCCTCGCGCAGCACCAGCTCAAGCTCCACGTAGGTGCCCAGCCCGGCCACCGTGTCCAGGTGCAGGCGTGTGCGACCCAGGAGGACCACTTCGCGACCCTTGCGCACCAGCACGTCCAGCCCGTGCTCGCGGACGAGGCGCTCGTGCAGGGCGTCGGGATCGCCCACTTGCTCCAGCTCATAGGCGGAGAGGCGCGGCCCCCCCTCGTCGGCCCGCGTGTAGCGGATCAGCTCGGCGTGGTTGTGGGCCTGGCCGTCGGGCAGGTGGCGCGTCTCGCGGCGCAGCTTGAGCCGCTCCCCGCCGCCCACGGCGTAGAACTGGTCGTCTTGGCTGAGGCGGCCGTGCAGCTTGCCGCCCAGGGTCCCGGCGCGCCGCTTGATCTCGTCCAGGGCGCGGTGGGGGAACTTCAGCTCCAGGTTGCGCCCGCACTGCGGGGCGCTGGACAGATCCAGGGTGGGGGTGTCCATGGGGGCACTCCTCGTCGTTGGCCTTTTGCCTTTGTCGCCACGTGGCGGGAGGGCGGGCGCCTCCCGCTCCCCGCCATCCGGTCCCCGCCGCTCCTCCGTGTCGCCGCGCCGCGCCCGCTCGGCGGCGGCCACGGCCAAGCGGTCGCAGCGCTCGTTGTCGGCGTGGCCGGCGTGGCCCCGCACCCAGCGCCACTGGATGTCGTGCAGACCCGCCTGCTCCCAGAGGGCGCGCCACAGGTCCTCGTTCTTCACCGGGCCGCCCGTCGAGGTGCGCCAGCCCTTGCGCATCCAGCCGTGGATCCAGCTGGTGATGCCGTTCCGAAGGTACTGGCTGTCGGTGGTCAATTCCACGCGGCTGGGTTCTTCCAGGTCCTCGAGCGCGCGCAGGGCGGCCATCATCTCCATGCGGTTGTTGGTGGTGGCCGTCTCGCCGCCGGACAGCTCGCGCAGGCCCCGCGGGCCACGGATGAGGGCGGCCCAGCCCCCCGGCCCGGGGTTGCCCTGGCAGGCGCCATCGGTGACGATGACGACGGCGGGACGCTCAGCGGCGCTCATGCTCGACCTGCAGGAGGAATCCCTTGAGGTAGCCCGTCTCCGGCACCTGGGGCAGTTGGGGGTGGTCCTGGCCCTGTCCCAGCTGGGCCAGGATGCGCAGGCGGCAGGCGGCGCGTCGGGCGGCCAGGCGCAGCACCTCGCGGAAGGCGTCCACCCCCAGATGGTGGCTGCAGGAGCAGGTGGCGAGGAAGCCGCCCTCCTCCACCAGGGCCATCGCCTGGCGGTTGAGATCGATGTAGCCCTGGCGGCCCTCGGCGTAGTGGCGCTTCGATTTGACGAAGGCGGGCGGGTCGGCGATGACCAGCCGGTAGCGGCGTCCGCCGCGTTGCAGCTCGCGCAGGCCCTCCAGGACCGGGGCGTTGATGCGCTCGCCGGGCAGGGCGTCCAGGCCGTTCAAGGCCAGGTTGCGTGTCACGCGCTCGAGGGCGGCCTCGCTGCGGTCCAGGAAGTCCACGCGCGCGGCCCCGGCCCGCGCCGCCTGCAGGCCCCAGCCCCCGTGGTAGCAGCAGAGGTCGAGCACGGCGCCGCCCCGCCCCAATGCGGCGGCCCGGCTCCAGTTCTCCACCTGGTCGAGGAAGAGGCCGCCCTTCTGCACGGCGCGGAAATCCAGCTCCAGGCGCAGGCCATCCACCTCCACCGTCTGCCGCGCCTCCTCGCCCAGTTGGTCGGCGGAGCGCCTGTCCCAACCGTCCGCCACGGGCCGACACCAGTGGCGCTCGCGGGGCAGGCCCTCCAGTTCGCGGAAGGCGGAGGAGCCGTCGAAGATGAGGGCGCGCAGCGGCAGGAGCCTGCGCAGCGCGGCGGCCAGCTCCTCCCGCCGGGACTCCATGCCCTGGGTGAGGCACTGCGCCACCAGCACGGCGCCATCGCCCTCGCCGTAGCGGTCCACGATGAGGCCGGGCAGGTCGTCGGATTCGGCGTGGACCAGGCGGCAGGTGGCGCGGTCCAGGTGGGCGCGGCGGGCGATGGCCCGGGCCAGGCCTCCCTCGAACCAGTCCGTCCCGCCCGGCACGCCGCCGTCGCGGGTGAGGAGGCGCACGGCGATGAGGCTGCCCCGGCTCCAGAAACCCATCCCCAGTTCGCGGCCGCGATGGTCGGCCACGCGCACCAGCGCCCCCGCCGCCAGGCCGGCGGGGAGGGGGGCCAGCTCGTTGGAGAAGACCCAGGGGTGGCCGCCGCGCAGGCGGCGGTCCATGTCGCGCTTCAGCGCCAGGATGGGAGGCATGCCGCTCACTTGAGGTAGATCAGGCGGCGCGTGTCCACCGCCCCCTCCGATTCCAGGCGCGCCAGATAGATGCCGCTGGCCAGGGGGCCCGGACGGAAGACGGCGCGATGCTCCCCGGCGCGGCGGAAGGGCTCGTCGACGAGGACGGCCACCCGCTGTCCCGCCAGGTTGTAGACCTCCAGGCGCAGGGCGCCACTGCGCCGCAAGCGGAAGGGGATGACCGTCTCCGGGTTGAAGGGGTTGGGATGGATGCGCCCCAGCTCGGCGGCCTTGACGGCCGGACCGTCCCAGGGGTCGTTCGCCACCCCGCCGCCGGCCGGATCGACGCGCACGCTGTCGATCGCCCAGCCGGTGCCAAAACTGCCCTGGTAGTTGAAGGCGAGCTGGATCTCCCCCGCCTCGCCGGCCGGGGCCAGGCTGGCGGAAACGCGGCTCCAGTTGGGATGCCGGCCGCCGCAGGAGGGGTCCAGGGTGGAGTCGCCCAGGGCCAGCATCTCCTCCATGGCCAGCACCTGCTGCCAATCCTCGGCCACGCCGCCCGTGCGACGGCGGGCCAGCACCTGGCTGAGCAGGTCGAATCCGCTGTTGCCCATGCAGGAGGAGAAGGAGAGGAGCGCCCCCTCGTCGAAGCGCAGCCAGGGCGTGACGAGGGTGTCGTTCTGCGAGGCGCTCTCCTGGGCGTCGGAATTGATGAAGAGGAAGGAGCCGCTGCGCAGATCGTCGGGATCGAAAAAGGCGTTGCCCGGCTGGTAGCAGAAGGAGGCGCTGGCGCCCTGGGCGCTGCTGGTCCAGCCCAGGGAGCCGGCCGGGTGGCTTTCCTGCCAGCATTCAAGCCCGGCGAAGGTGGCGTCGAAGTCGGCCAGGAAGGGCACTTGGAAATCGCAGCTCTCCGCTTCGATGAGCGCCTCGATGAGCAGCGTGCCGGCGGGCAGGGCATGCCAGTCGTTCTCGAGCGGCGTCCAGCTCCAGGAGTGGAGCAGGCTGTCGGGCGGCGGACCGCCGGGGGGGTGGCTCTCCAGCAGCGGCGCCGGCGCCGCCGTGGCATGGGAGGGCAGGGAGTAGTCCAGCAGCAGCCAGGCCTGGCTGCCCTGGGACACCCCCTCCACCGGATTGGCGAAGCGGCCCGCCACGGGGCCGGGACAAGTGCCGTCCACCACGAGGCGCAGGCTGTCGGCCAGCTGCACCCAGCGGTTGTCCTCGCGGGCGGGGCGGCCCTGGGCATCCTGCACCAGGCGCAGCAGCAGCTCCCCGCCCCCGCGCGCCTCCAGCCGGACACCCGCCACCACGGCGCTGATCAGGTTGTGCTCGCTGCGCAGGCGGCCCAGGGGCACGCGCTGGGCCAGGACGGTGCCGGGCACCAGCGGGGCGCCCGGGCGCCAAGCCTGGTCCGCCCGGCCGCTGGCGCCCATCCAGTGCAGCTCCGGGTCGATGCGGGTGGGCAGGCTCTGCCCGCCCTCGTTGCCTGCGCCGTCGCGGGCGACGAGGCGCAGGTCCAGCATCGTCTCGCCCGCCTCGACCAGGGCGGCGGGCCGGAGCAGGGCGCCCCACTCCTCCCAGGCGGGGTCGGCCGCCCAGGGGCCCAGCCGGGCCAGGCCCCGCGACCACGTGCCATCCTGGCTTTCCACCCACACGCTGTCCACGCCGCTCTCGTCGCGCAGGCGCACGCGCAGCGGAAGATCCCCCAGCTGCAGGTTCCAGGCGGGCTCCGCCGCCGCCCGCAGGAGGGGCGGCTGCTGATCGCCCTCGGCCCAGCGTCCCAGGGCGCGCAGGGAGAGATCGCGGTCCAGGACCTGGAAGGCGTCGCCCAGCGCGGGCACGCGGATCCAGGAGCGGTTGCCGGCGTGGCAGTCGTCGTCGGCCGTGATCCAGGGCGGGCGGGCGGGGTTGTGGCTGGTGATCTCCATGCGCAGGCGCTCGCCGCCTTCCAGCGTGACGCTGCGGCGCAGCAGGATCTCCTCCGGCAGGCCGTGGCCATGGAGCACGAGGGTGGTGTCCAACAGCGCCGCATCGAAGCCGTCGCGCAGGGTGAGGCGCACCGTGTCGGCGTTGGCCGCCGGGCCGATGGAGCCCATCAGCAGCCCGTCCACCACGAAGCGGCGGGGAATCTCCACTTCGCTGCGGTAGGTGGCCTGGTTGCCGGGCAGGGCCGGCCAGTGCCAGGCCGGCAGGCCGTCGTCGCCCAGCTGCGCCAGGCTGTCCAGCGAGGAGTGCAAGGGAGTGCGCGCCGGTCCGGAGGAAGGCCCCGGCCAGGGCGAGGCGCAGGCATCGAGCGCGCCGCCCGCCGCCAGGGCGGTCCGGATCAGCAGCAGCGCCGCTCCCGCGGCGGTGATGGCGGCCATGCATCTCACCGGTAAAGGCGCTCCTTCTTCACATAGTCCCAGACCCCCGGCGGCAGCAGGTGCCGGCACCGCAGTCCGTGGGCGATGCGCTCCCGCAGCCAGGCGGCGGACAGCTCCATCCCCGGCCAAAGCAGCAGACGGTGTGGCACCGCGTCGGGCGGGGCGCTCCAGGACGGACGGTTGACCACCAACAGGCAGGCCAGGGCGAGGATGCGCTCCCAGCGATGCCAGTGACGGAACTGCGCCAGCTGGTCGCCGCCCACCAGCAGGAAGATCCCGTCCGACTCCGCGGCCAGCTCCTCCAGCGTGTCCACCGTGTAGCTGGGACCGGGCCGCCCGCCCTCCCGCTCGTCCACTTCGAAACCGGTTCCCGCCACGGCAATCCGCAGCATGGCCACGCGGTGCTCGAAGGAGGCCCCCGCTTCGCCGCGCAGCGGATTGCGTCGGGCCGGCACCAGCAGGAGGCGGCTGGCGCCGGTCTCCTCGCGCGCGAACTCGGCCAGGGCAAGGTGCCCGACGTGGACCGGGTCGAAGGTGCCGCCGTAGACGATGCAGCCGGGCACGGGATTTCCTAGTTGAGACCGGCCAGCAGACGGCGCACCTCGGCCACCCGCGCCCCGTCGGGCCAGGTCAGCAGGTACTCCTCCAGGCTGGCGCGGGAGTCGGCCGTCCGCTTCATCTTGACCTGACAGACCGCCTTGAGGTAGAGGGCCGTCTCCATGATGGCGGCCTGGTCGTACCAGGTCTCCAGGATGTCATCCAGGTAGATGAGCGCCGCCGGCCAGTACTCCATCTTCACATAGAGCTCGGCCGCCTTCAGGTCCTTGGTGGCCAGCTTGAGCCGGCAGGCGGAGATGCGCTCCTCCGCCAGGGGACGGTGCGGGCTGTCCGCGTAGTCGTCCAGCAGGGTCTGGTAGGCGTCGATGGCGCGCAGGGTGTAGGTCTGGTCCAGGGCGTAGCCCGGCGACAACTCGTACCAGCAGTCCGCCGTGCGGAGGCGGGCGTCGTCCACCAGGGGACTGGTGGGATAGCGGCGGATCAGCTCCTCGTAGAGGTCGGCCGCCAGCAGGTGCTCGCGCAGGCGGTACTGGCACTCCGCCTCCATGTAGCGGATGGAGTCCATCAGGCTGCTGCCCGCGTAGTCCAGGCTCATTTTGGAGAAGCGGTCGAGGGCGTCGGCATGGCGCCCCCGCTCGAATTGCCGCATGGCGCGCGCCATGGCCTGGTTCACGGGAATCAACTCCCGCGGCTTCTGGCTGCAGGCGGAGAGCAGCAGGATGCCAAGGAAGAGGAGAACGAGTTGGCGCGGCGCGCGAATCATGCGAGTCCCTTCACGATGACCTGCCATGGAAGAGCAGGAGCAGCAAAGCGATGGTGCCCACCACCATCAGCAGGGCGGGCCAGGCGGCTGTTTCCGGCACGGCGGTCAGAGTGTCCACGGCCGCCAGCAGGCTGTCCCCTCCCAGGGGCGGAAGGGGCGAAGCGAGCAGGTCCGGGCTTTGGCTCTCCGCCGCGGCATGCGACAGGCCCAATCCGCTGACGACCAAGGTAGCAATCCGGCCCA
The sequence above is drawn from the bacterium genome and encodes:
- a CDS encoding class I SAM-dependent rRNA methyltransferase codes for the protein MPPILALKRDMDRRLRGGHPWVFSNELAPLPAGLAAGALVRVADHRGRELGMGFWSRGSLIAVRLLTRDGGVPGGTDWFEGGLARAIARRAHLDRATCRLVHAESDDLPGLIVDRYGEGDGAVLVAQCLTQGMESRREELAAALRRLLPLRALIFDGSSAFRELEGLPRERHWCRPVADGWDRRSADQLGEEARQTVEVDGLRLELDFRAVQKGGLFLDQVENWSRAAALGRGGAVLDLCCYHGGWGLQAARAGAARVDFLDRSEAALERVTRNLALNGLDALPGERINAPVLEGLRELQRGGRRYRLVIADPPAFVKSKRHYAEGRQGYIDLNRQAMALVEEGGFLATCSCSHHLGVDAFREVLRLAARRAACRLRILAQLGQGQDHPQLPQVPETGYLKGFLLQVEHERR
- a CDS encoding choice-of-anchor J domain-containing protein, with translation MAAITAAGAALLLIRTALAAGGALDACASPWPGPSSGPARTPLHSSLDSLAQLGDDGLPAWHWPALPGNQATYRSEVEIPRRFVVDGLLMGSIGPAANADTVRLTLRDGFDAALLDTTLVLHGHGLPEEILLRRSVTLEGGERLRMEITSHNPARPPWITADDDCHAGNRSWIRVPALGDAFQVLDRDLSLRALGRWAEGDQQPPLLRAAAEPAWNLQLGDLPLRVRLRDESGVDSVWVESQDGTWSRGLARLGPWAADPAWEEWGALLRPAALVEAGETMLDLRLVARDGAGNEGGQSLPTRIDPELHWMGASGRADQAWRPGAPLVPGTVLAQRVPLGRLRSEHNLISAVVAGVRLEARGGGELLLRLVQDAQGRPAREDNRWVQLADSLRLVVDGTCPGPVAGRFANPVEGVSQGSQAWLLLDYSLPSHATAAPAPLLESHPPGGPPPDSLLHSWSWTPLENDWHALPAGTLLIEALIEAESCDFQVPFLADFDATFAGLECWQESHPAGSLGWTSSAQGASASFCYQPGNAFFDPDDLRSGSFLFINSDAQESASQNDTLVTPWLRFDEGALLSFSSCMGNSGFDLLSQVLARRRTGGVAEDWQQVLAMEEMLALGDSTLDPSCGGRHPNWSRVSASLAPAGEAGEIQLAFNYQGSFGTGWAIDSVRVDPAGGGVANDPWDGPAVKAAELGRIHPNPFNPETVIPFRLRRSGALRLEVYNLAGQRVAVLVDEPFRRAGEHRAVFRPGPLASGIYLARLESEGAVDTRRLIYLK
- the nadD gene encoding nicotinate (nicotinamide) nucleotide adenylyltransferase, translated to MPGCIVYGGTFDPVHVGHLALAEFAREETGASRLLLVPARRNPLRGEAGASFEHRVAMLRIAVAGTGFEVDEREGGRPGPSYTVDTLEELAAESDGIFLLVGGDQLAQFRHWHRWERILALACLLVVNRPSWSAPPDAVPHRLLLWPGMELSAAWLRERIAHGLRCRHLLPPGVWDYVKKERLYR
- a CDS encoding class IV adenylate cyclase, with protein sequence MDTPTLDLSSAPQCGRNLELKFPHRALDEIKRRAGTLGGKLHGRLSQDDQFYAVGGGERLKLRRETRHLPDGQAHNHAELIRYTRADEGGPRLSAYELEQVGDPDALHERLVREHGLDVLVRKGREVVLLGRTRLHLDTVAGLGTYVELELVLREGEDPQAAQGELEHLVRGLGLFGLPAEPRAYADLLRERLAITPA
- a CDS encoding ATP-binding protein is translated as MRLTKSELLEKVRLGEDSYFELKEVRFAGSRITGPDQKPLADELAAFANLQGGVLLLGADDKTREVVGIPLDKLDAVEDLLRQACHDSITPPLNALIERTTLPDSAGRDQPVIVVEILRSLFVHQSPSGYLWRAGSSKRPIPPDNLASLFQQRSQTRLIRFDEQVVAGASLEELEPSLCDRFASDLSRDERPDLLRKLAMAREDDDGVLRPTVAGLLMGSRDSIRHLPNAFIQAVAYRGTSVAQAGSAYQLDARDITGPLDEQIFATCGFVDKNMSIGAVKRNGGREDRPQFDALAVFEAVTNAVAHRDYSMAGSKIRLRLFADRLEIYSPGAIPNTMTVDSLPYRQAARNEALTSLLARCPVRPLGAGATQPRSHIMDKRGEGVPILLARSQELSGRRPEYRMIDDSELLLTIFGTPTEDPHT
- the bamD gene encoding outer membrane protein assembly factor BamD, which gives rise to MIRAPRQLVLLFLGILLLSACSQKPRELIPVNQAMARAMRQFERGRHADALDRFSKMSLDYAGSSLMDSIRYMEAECQYRLREHLLAADLYEELIRRYPTSPLVDDARLRTADCWYELSPGYALDQTYTLRAIDAYQTLLDDYADSPHRPLAEERISACRLKLATKDLKAAELYVKMEYWPAALIYLDDILETWYDQAAIMETALYLKAVCQVKMKRTADSRASLEEYLLTWPDGARVAEVRRLLAGLN